GAGAACCCGGACTCCCAACTGTCTCTCTGGCATCGGGCAGCAGGTGCGGCCGTGCTGTGTGCGGGAAGTTCAGGACCGTGCCGGGGATTTGCACGTGGGCCATCTGCACGGCGATATAGGGCCCCCCTTGGCGGTCCTCTTCTGTCCGGAGTGCACCCCTTCGCTTTCTGGCTGGTGCAGTAGCTCTGCGGTCTGCCCTCTGGCGCTACAAGGTCACATAGGTTTCTGTCTCTTACAGCTGCCCCGCGTGGGGCCCTCTGGGGCCTTCCGTCAGGCAGAAAGCCATACAGATGGTACAGGcgtttgtgtctctctcttctggaAGCTGTCATTCCCCCTCTagtttctgcctgcttttcaTTTCTGGCTTGCCCACAGGTGGTGTGTATTCTGCCCAGTTTCTGCAGACTGGTTATCTGCAGGGAGTTGATCAGATTGGAGCTACGCCAACATTGCGGGAAGCAGAGTTTTCACTGTACTGTTTGTGGCATCACTTAGTGGTTCTCTAGACACTATGCCGTCCATCCTTGACCGATGACCGTCGgctgaagtcagactttcacCACTTCTAGTTCCAttgcctccttcctgccttttgtGCTGTTTTTTCATAGATTTTGCTTTTACGTCTTGTTATAAATCCCACAAACGCATCTTAAACtgtcagtatttatttatattttcttacatgTTTAACCTTCGTTTCTCAAGTTGCCTGCTTTCACCCGGGATGACCGTCATGGCCTGAAGATCTCCCTTTAGTATTATCATTTCCTCTTTGGTAATGAATTCTTCAAGTTTGGTTTTCTAAAAAGTCATCTTTATTTTCCATCATATTTGGAGGCTGTCTGGCTGAGTAGAGAACCCAGGTTTCAGAGATGTGTTCACtactttgaaaatgtctttatcgTCTTCTGGCTTCTAAGTTCTGCTGAAAAGCCAGCTGTCAGTCttactgtttttcctttaaaaccgATGAATCTTTTTTCGTCTGGCTGCTTAAAACTCCTctctttgtgtttaattttcagCAGTTTACCTGCGGTGTGCCTGGGCGCATCTCTCTTCGCATCCGCTTTATTTGGGGTTCACCAAGCTTCTGGAACCTTTAGCGGGGTCTTTAATCAGAGCTGGACAACCCCTGGCTATTGACATTCTCTCTGCAGACCTTGCTTCCTTCACATCCTTTCTTCTTGCTTCCTTCAcgtcctttcttctctcctcctgggCCGCCCTTCGGTGGGTGTCGGCATCTCCACTCTGTCCTGCGGGCCTCGAGTCTGCCCTTCTTTTCCCGTCCCCTCTCGTCTCTGCTCCAGGTCCTGCTACTTTGTGTTCGCTGGCCTTGCGGCTCACGGGTTCTGTCCCCTGCTGctgtactctctccctctgtccaggGGCGGTCAGCTGGACTTGAAACTGTGCGAACGCCGGGGGAGACGTGGAGTCCCTGAGCCGGGTCACCGACTGCCGCCGGGCAGCTCGGGCGATCCGACGGCTGCCTCTCGCCCGTGTTCCTGCAGGGCCGTCTGGGTGGGCTCAGGGCGCTTGACCCATAGGCGTCTTCTGTCAGCACGCTAGAGCCCAGTGAACGGCACGCTATTGGGCTCTGGCCTCCACTGTTTGACCCGGAAGTTACTCCTGTGCCCATGTGTGTGATGGTTTGTCGCTCCTTTGTGCTTTTCGAGCTCGTGTCTCTGCGTCTTCGGTGACTCTGACGTTTCCAGGCGTGACTGCCTTTGGCGGTCACCTACTTGGGGTGAACTTCTGGACAGTACCCTGGCGTCTGTCAGCGAGTGGGGGGCACGTGTGCCGTGGTTTCCTCAGAAGCGTGCCGGGCCCCGCTCGGGTCCTCCGTGGCTCTCGTTCTGGGCGTGTGCACCAGCGTACGTGAGGCCGTCCCGCGGGCCTCCAGAGTTCTCCCCATCTCGTGGCGTTTTTCTCCCATCATCAAGCTCACTCGTGTCCTCTGCCGTCTCATGTCTGCTGCCGGGTCCCTCTAGAGAACTTTCCGCCCCGGTCTTTGCAATTTCAACTCGAGAACTGCTagctggttctttttttataatttctggttCTGTCGACAATTCATCCCTGTTGAGtcattttaccatatttttctgtaattatttaaacATGGTTTCCTTCGTGGCTCTGAACATATTTGTGACTGCTTGGAATTTTTTGTTCGCTAAATCCAACATCTGAGCTGCTTGGGGACAGTTTCTAGTGACGCTTGTTTCCTGAGTATGGGTCACATTGTCCTCCCCGAGGTGTTGCGTTTCAGATGATACAGCAATTTCGTATTCTGGTTTTTGCCTCAGGGCTGTTACCGTCTCTTCTATTcgctctatttcatttatttcctcgtGTGACTCGCCTGGTCCTCACCTGTGCGATCTGCCTCCGCTGcagagttgtttggttttttttgcagCAAAGCTCAGACATCTGTCGTATCATTTTACCCCAAATTCCCAATAGGATTTTTAATCTTTCCTCCTTGTTTCATTCCGTGGAGGAGTGTGTGAAGGTGTGGTTTCCTCTCTCACAGGGAACGTGACCACACTGAGAGCCTTGAACCTGAGACACTGCCCCCTGGAGTTCCCCGCCCCCCTCGTCGTGCAGAAGGGACTGGGTGCCATCCTGGCCTTCCTGCAGGCCTGCGCCATGCAGCGACCTCCTCCCCGAGGGTCAGCTTCTCCAGGTTGGTGGGACCGTCACTGCACCAAACTGCATTAGAACTGAAGTCGCTGCTTGTTAAAACCAGGACCCGGGGAGTCTGTCTCCTCAGTGGCGTCACGGGGAGCACGCTGGGCCTCGCGTGGCCTCTGCTGGACTCACACCGCGATCGGGGGTCCGTGCCGGCCTGTCGGAGCTGTGTCTTTCCTCGGTTCTGTGTTCATGGGGCTGCGCTCTCCGCGCCCCTTGCAGAGCCCGTCTAGGGTGGGATCTGGTAAAAGTTCACTGGGTCAATCGAATGAAACTCCTCACCAGCAAGCCTCACCAGGCACCTGCTTCAGGAAATCCCCTCGGCCCCTCCGACGACTACTTCACAACAGGAGCAGTGACACGCCCTTACTCGTGGGCAGGGGGCCGTGGCCTCGCCACTTTTTGCGCGCACGCTCACTCAACATTTGATCCTGTGTTTTCAACGTGCGGACCATCCAGCCAGGCGTTCTCACGTGCTCACGAGAGAATCTAACCGGGAAGGAGCACTGTGGTTCCACTCAGACAAAGTAGACGTAAAAGAGAATTGTAATTGAATGCTCACGAAAAACCTGAGTGCTCTGAAAATCTACTTCAGAGCATCGAAATCTTTACTGCTTAAACACAGCTCCTAGATTAAGAAAACGCCTAGACTTGAAGCAGCCATGATAGTTACACATGTGATAAAGTCAGAGTGTGTGAATTACTAAGTCCGTCTCAGTAAACATAAGGAATGGCCAAAGTAATTAGGAAGGGCTGATCTTTTTCCCAAATCCAAACAAATGACCCCAGAACGTGTCATTGTAAACACCGATTGTATTTGCAAAGTGTCTTAGTTTGTGTCCCCCAACAGCAGTTCCTGAGTCAGGATTCAAGGGCCAGTAACTGATTCGAGAGATGATCCAGGCGGCAGCATGGAGGCTGAGGCGGGGGacgtggggaaggggaggaggccaACAGAGGTGGGAAGCCCCCACTGGGCCTCAGCAGTCACAGCCCCTCGGGTGCTGCCCCCACGGACCGGGTCAGGACCTGGGTCTCACAAGGCCTCAGCAGTCACAGGGTTCCCGCTTGGACACAGGCCCAGGGGTTACCGCACAGCAGAGTGGGGGAGTAGGGCACACGGGCTCCAGACCAGCAATGCCTCGCCGAACGGAGGGGCGCACCGTCCCCAGCCCTGCACGCTGGCCCTCGTGGGCTGGAGGAAACACCCAGGCGCAGATGTGCGGGTGCTGGTAGGAGGGGAGTCTGGCAAACCCCGGGATGGCGAGGGCCCAGGGCACGAGGAGGGCGCCCACAGCTCCGTGCCTCTGCCTTGTCTACTGCCTGCCTGCTGCTGCAAACCGCGAACACCCTTGTTTCCCAAAGAATATACTGGCTTCGTCTCTTAATGACGGATCAGAATCCAGGGTCATTTCTCAGAAAGGATGGCCAGATGCAAAGTGTCTGTATTCCGAGCTTGAACCTAAAGCCAAAAAGTAGTCTGTGTCAGCTCGACCTGTGACCCCACTCTGccttggtgggggcgggggcaggaggtgggggctgcTCGTCCACGAGGGGACAGTAGAGCGTAATCCTAAAGGCAAGAGTGTTCCTGGCGAGCTTCCTTTCAAGTAACTTACCTGGAGAGGACAGTGTTTAGGGTCGACAGCGATCTTGCTAAGCATACACAGTAGGCACCTGGGCCAAGAATTAATTagaaataaagctattaaaagatCGAGGCTGGGGGAACAGAAAAGTGTGCTTTATCTGTATAAATAGACGTGGAGTGGAAGGGCCGGAGGGTGGAGAGAGCCGGTCACCAGGGTCGTGCGGCTCCGGGGTGCAGCCGGCCAACAGCACTGTGTCTACCGGTGACTTGACCAGCTGCCGCGACGCACCCAACGGAGCCCCCACCTGCCCCGTTGTGTTTGTCTGCAGAGCGTGTGGCCGACAAAGACGCTGTTAATTCTCAGGATCGAAGGAGGAGGTTAAAAGAAAAGGCAGACTTTCTCCCTCCTGTTGAAAAGCTAGACCTGACTGAGCTGGGCAAGTCCACTGCCTCCCCAGAAGACTGGCCGGGCGAGGAGGAAATCAGGCGCTTTTGGAGGCTGAGGCAGGAGATTGTCGAGAAGGAGCGGGAAAAAGTGCTTGCAAAGCAGCTCTTACCGGCAGAGTTACCTGCAAACCTCAAGGCGGCTCTGAACACgaaggagaaagaacattccGGCTCCAGACACGCTCTCAGGTAAAATTTAAAAGCCGGGGTGTATTTTCTTGATCTTGCCAACATTGTAATACCATTTTTCGTGATCTTTTAAAACGTCAGGTAGATGTCTGTGCCCTGTCGGCATTTGTCATGTGGTGGATGCTTGCCTGGTTTGGGGTTACAGTTACCCAGAAACTCAGACcctgtgcgtgtgcgtgtgcgtgtgcacgcacgcacgcgtgtggatggagggacaaagaaagagaacatttacTGGTGAATATAGCTCATACACTCACACGAGGGGGCGGTACCATTCCAGGGGGACAGAAATCGGCCCCTGGGGAGCACAGAATCCTAGCGGTTACTGCGGTTTGTGGCGCTGCGCGGCACAGCCCCCACAGACGGCAGGGACGCGTGTCCAGTGGTCCGCGGTGTCTTTGGCCCCGCTCCGTGGGGGGGGCCGTTAGGAAAAGTAAGTCTGAAAGGCTGGGGTCCGGCCGATGGAAAACTTCCTTCCCCGTGAAAGGTGTTCAGGGGCTCATTGTGCCATTCTTTCTCCTGTCCTGAGGTTTGAAAACTCTCGGGAGAAAACCAAAGTGTTGTCGACCGATTCCAACCTGGGAGGCGCTGGAGGTGGGCAGTGTGGGTGTCCAGCTGCAGCCAGCTCAGCACTGAGTCCCCGGggcctgacccccaccccccccctcagTTCCCCCGTCTCGTTATGAACAAGGAGGAGGCCGTCCTCTCTGCGACTGCACTTGTCTTTCCGGTTCCCAGCCACCCAGAGCCTTCCCAGGCAGGAGCCCCGGGTTGCCGGGCCGTGGGAGCGGCCAGGCCTCGGGCTTCCGTGGGCTTCCGTGGGTGCCCGTGGGCGTTCCCCATCGGCCCCCACGGGCCTTGCTCGGACGTGTTGCGTGTTTGTGTTCTAGCGCGTGCCGTCCGCAGGGGAGTGTTCACCGCGGGGTCTGTGACGGTAGAAGGAAGATGTCCTCCCTCGGGAGCGTCCTGCCGGCCCTGGCGCCACGGCAGCGAGCGGGGCTTCCCGCCAGGAGAGCGGAGGACAGCGGGGCCTTGGCCCCCAGGGAGCAGCGCGTAAGGTGAGTGATCTGGCGGGGCCTGCCTCTCTCTGGGGAAGGCTCTGCCCTTGCCTCCTCTGGGGTGCTCTGCTGGCTGGCTCCCTCGGGCGGGCGGCTGTGGGCACAGGCCTCGGGGGGTCGTTGCTCCGTCGGCTCCACCCAGCGTCTTCTCAGATTCCTTGTTCTTTCTTaatcccttcctgccctcttcccgATCACCTGGCTCCCGGGGCTCTTCTAAGGAAGGTTGTGCATTGAAGCCTTGCTCCccagagcctggggggctcagtcagttgagcgtcgactctcggttttggctcaggtcatgatacggGGTCGTGGATCGAGCCCCAGcccggtcaggctctgtgccgagcctagagcctgcctgaggcccaggccctccccctccccctgcccctcccccactcacacagggGCCCGCTTTCACTCGCTCTCTCTAGCTCtaaagaataaagttgaaaattaaaaaaaggatgcagtcggggcgcccgggtggctcagtcggttgagcgtccgacttcggctcaggtcatgatctcccagttggtgggttcgagccccgcatcgggctccgtgctaccgctcgctcagagcctggagcctgcttcggattctgtgtctccttctctctctgcccctcccccgctcacgctttgtctcactctgtttctcaaaaataaataaatgtaaaaaaaaaaaaaaaaaaaaagaagcacccACCGATACAGTTCCCTCTTGCccctgcctgggtggctgtgtgcTGCCTGCAGCTGCGGTCAGCCTCGCGGGGGACCGGGCCGGGGCCTGTCCTCACCGGCTCCTCTGTCCTCCAGCTCTGCCGGCCGCCCGTCTCCACTGCGCTCTGGGCCCCAGGAGGCCGTCCAGCATGGACTGCGTCCACGGCACCCCAGTGCCCCTCACCTCCTGGctgggtttggccaatggggGGCCTCAGcaggagatgggagaggaggCGGAGAGGGAGGGCGGGGTCCTGCTTCCCCCTGCACCTCCCTGTAAGTGCTGCCTGGGTCCTGGCAGCCTCTCCGTCCCTCCTCCCCGGGGCTTGGGGTCACAGGGCTCCTGCTCTGTCCCTGGGGCCGCCTGCCACACCCCGTGTGAATAGACCCTCCTCAGTCTCCCCGCACGAGTGCGTTTACTCTGGGGACTCTGATGGGACAGACTGCCCGGGAAGAGTGTGGCGGGGGTGCGCCCGTGTCCTCCCCGCGCCGGACATGCTGACGGGGCCCGACCCTTCCTGTGGAAGGAGGGAGGTGTCCGGCCCTCAGAACTGGTCAGGACTCGCCATGTTCCACCCCCCGCGCTGTCGTCCTGATGACGGACGTGCGGCTGATGCCTGGAGTCCCGGCTCCAGGGCACGTTCACACTGGTCATCAGCCACATGCCAGGCAGGCCCCTGGCTGGAGCTCAGGCCGCCCCCCGGGTCCCCCAGAGAGTCCTCCGGCTGGAGTCCCGGATCTGCTGCTTCACCACCAGCTCCAGGTGTGGGCCAAGCACAGGTGGCTTTGCAGGGCGGTTCTGCAGGCCCTTCTGGAGCAAACGCACTGGCATGACCGTGACCGCTGGGGCGCCTCTCACGGTGCTGCAGGAgggtccccctccccacctccctccaggctCCTTTCTTTATGGTGTTTTGTGAGACCCGCCCAACCCGCCCCTCTGGACCCCCTCATCCCTCGCTCTGCCCTGTGTCAGTGCGAGTCCTACGATCTGGACAGCGTGCAGGGAGGTGGCACTTGGGGTGGCTGTGGTCACCGTGGCGTGTGGCCGGGAGGACGTGCGCTTCCTGCCACGAGGTTGGGCTCGAGCGGCGCCCAGGATGCTGCACAGCTCTGTGGGAGGAGATTCTTGAATACCAAGGGCAAGCGAGCGCCGTCTTCTTGGTTTCTCTGCCTCGGACCTGCGCTGGCGTTCTGTGGTCCCTTGGTGACAGCGTGCAGAGTCCCGTCCTGTGGCGTAGACTCAGCACAGCCCCGTGGACCCCCGTCACGCCACCTGGTTATCTGCGCACATGCAAGCCCTCGGAGCGTCCCCCTGTGCCTCTCCGGGAGTGGGTAAGGGGTAGTGGACGCTCGGGTGGAGCCCCTGTCGAGGGGCACAGCAGGGCCAGGTCGTGGAAGGTCACAGCTCCATTTGAGGAGACGAGTGGTGGAGCCTGGctcagctgggggagggggctcaggaACCTCCTGGGACCGGCGGAGGCAGGAAGCAGCCTCGCAGGGgcgtggggctggggagagagcttccagactccagaatgCGAGCTGGGTGGAGCCCAGGGCCAGGTGAGGATTTGCTGGGACCCCACCCCATCCCGGAAGCTGCAACCACGGCCAAACCAGGGGCTGGTCTTTCCGTTTAGTTCAGAAATTCCACACGCATCCGGTGCGGCAGCCCCATCTCCGCGGGGCAGGCAGTGAGTCCAGCGGATACCGTTGGAAGGTCACCGCGCAGGGGCAACGAGGTCACCGCGCAGGGCCAAGCTGTGCCGGCAGCGTGGAGGCTCCCTGGTGGAGGGGATTGGGGACGGACAGAAGAAGCTCAGCCATAGAAGtgaaacttggggcgcctgggtggctcaggcagttgagcgtccaactctcggtttcagctcaggtcttgatcccagggtcgtgggatccagcctccccgccccccccccgcccgtcaGCTTCTGcaccgagcgtggagcctgcttgcgattctccctctcccccaccccctctctaaaaaaaggaagagagagagagagaggaaggaaggaactcaGGTGTCATGGGGACCGTGAAGGCCTCTGATTCCTGAGCTCAGCCAGAGCCCACATCTTCCCTGGGGACAGGGTCCTGCTGCTCGgccccgggggctggggggggggggctgtgttcTGTGT
The genomic region above belongs to Felis catus isolate Fca126 chromosome D2, F.catus_Fca126_mat1.0, whole genome shotgun sequence and contains:
- the LRRC27 gene encoding leucine-rich repeat-containing protein 27 isoform X9; the protein is MDGSAPSELPPGAADPERGAGQVSSVPASPSGEVHQEVKGVVLSSVLDLSQRGLHHLEEIFKIPNIKQLHLQRNALCEIPADFFQSLPNLAWLDFRCNSIRALPSGIGSHKHLKTLLLERNPIKMLPVELGNVTTLRALNLRHCPLEFPAPLVVQKGLGAILAFLQACAMQRPPPRGSASPERVADKDAVNSQDRRRRLKEKADFLPPVEKLDLTELGKSTASPEDWPGEEEIRRFWRLRQEIVEKEREKVLAKQLLPAELPANLKAALNTKEKEHSGSRHALSACRPQGSVHRGVCDGRRKMSSLGSVLPALAPRQRAGLPARRAEDSGALAPREQRVSVQSPVLWRRLSTAPWTPVTPPGYLRTCKPSERPPVPLREWRRRSAAGVAGASPDPEDSGGGPGQAPASPEESGTRTPAGGVSSRPGATVPAAEVEPAAR